The Musa acuminata AAA Group cultivar baxijiao chromosome BXJ1-3, Cavendish_Baxijiao_AAA, whole genome shotgun sequence genome window below encodes:
- the LOC135635552 gene encoding uncharacterized protein LOC135635552 isoform X1, protein MQYLSGGEQSNHGWWTMPKAAKACISICCCPSIKEALVPTLLKPSRVPTENSNNNLNHASLVGSSEDGTYPALQVTKVHTRKALIEFTLDYDYGGPNSRHDPRKGKPGRGL, encoded by the exons ATGCAATATCTTTCTGGTGGAGAACAG AGCAATCATGGGTGGTGGACCATGCCAAAAGCTGCAAAGGCATGCATCTCCATCTGCTGCTGCCCAAGCATAAAAGAAGCCTTGGTCCCGACCCTCTTGAAACCTTCCAGAGTGCCTACTGAGAACAGCAACAATAACCTCAACCATGCCA GCCTCGTTGGGAGTTCAGAAGATGGAACTTATCCTGCCTTGCAGGTGACCAAG GTGCATACGAGAAAGGCGTTGATAGAGTTCACCCTGGATTATGACTACGGAGGACCCAACTCTAGGCATGATCCCAGGAAAGGAAAGCCGGGCAGGGGTCTGTAG
- the LOC135635552 gene encoding uncharacterized protein LOC135635552 isoform X2, producing the protein MPKAAKACISICCCPSIKEALVPTLLKPSRVPTENSNNNLNHASLVGSSEDGTYPALQVTKVHTRKALIEFTLDYDYGGPNSRHDPRKGKPGRGL; encoded by the exons ATGCCAAAAGCTGCAAAGGCATGCATCTCCATCTGCTGCTGCCCAAGCATAAAAGAAGCCTTGGTCCCGACCCTCTTGAAACCTTCCAGAGTGCCTACTGAGAACAGCAACAATAACCTCAACCATGCCA GCCTCGTTGGGAGTTCAGAAGATGGAACTTATCCTGCCTTGCAGGTGACCAAG GTGCATACGAGAAAGGCGTTGATAGAGTTCACCCTGGATTATGACTACGGAGGACCCAACTCTAGGCATGATCCCAGGAAAGGAAAGCCGGGCAGGGGTCTGTAG
- the LOC135635571 gene encoding probable protein phosphatase 2C 5, producing MALVSPRLPRSLPCDGAGGGGRRRRRRARGTWCSAIAVDAPLASVSGIRWGSSKLQGARSEMEDDVVLRSDGLAGFSFAAVLDGHAGLSSVEFLREELYKECVLALQGGLLLTSKNFAAVRDAIQKAFEDVDAKLLIWLEQTGKEVESGATATVMFIRNDILIISHIGDSCVVISRTGKAEVLTNPHRPYGKNRVSLEEIKRVRAAGGWIVDGRICGDLAVSRAFGDMRFKSKKNEMLMKGVEEGRWSDKFVSRIQFKGDLVTSSPDINQVALGSDVEFVLLASDGLWDYMKSSDAVSFVRDQLRQHGDVQLACEALARVALDRRSQDNISIVIADLGRTDWQSLPEQGPNYLYEISQALATISVVSLGIWMSSFLLV from the exons ATGGCGCTGGTGAGCCCGCGGCTGCCTCGATCGCTGCCGTGCGATGGAGCCGGCGGAGGaggccggaggaggaggaggagggcgagggGGACGTGGTGCTCGGCCATCGCCGTCGACGCGCCGCTGGCCAGCGTCTCCGGGATCCGGTGGGGATCGAGCAAGCTCCAGGGCGCGCGATCGGAGATGGAGGACGACGTCGTCCTCCGATCCGACGGCCTCGCGGGCTTCTCCTTCGCTGCCGTCCTCGACGGCCACGCCGGCTTGTCCTCCGTGGAGTTCCTCAG GGAGGAACTGTACAAAGAATGTGTACTAGCGTTGCAAGGTGGGTTGCTCTTGACCAGCAAGAACTTCGCTGCTGTAAGAGATGCAATTCAGAAAGCCTTTGAGGACGTCGACGCAAAGCTCTTGATTTG GCTTGAACAGACAGGGAAGGAGGTCGAATCTGGTGCAACAGCAACAGTTATGTTTATCAggaatgacatcctgatcatctcACATATTGGCGACTCATGTGTG GTAATATCTCGTACTGGGAAAGCTGAAGTGCTGACAAATCCACATCGACCTTATGGAAAAAATAGAGTTTCTCTTGAAGAAATCAAGCGTGTCAGAGCAGCAGGTGGATGG ATTGTTGATGGACGAATTTGTGGGGATCTTGCTGTATCCCGTGCTTTTGGAGACATGCGCTTCAAGTCGAAAAAGAATGA GATGCTGATGAAAGGAGTTGAGGAGGGGCGATGGAGTGATAAATTTGTCTCCCG AATCCAGTTCAAAGGAGATCTAGTAACCTCTTCACCGGACATAAATCAAGTTGCACTTGGCTCTGATGTGGAGTTTGTATTACTGGCTTCTGATGGTCTATGGGACTATATGAAAAG CTCAGATGCGGTTTCTTTTGTTAGAGATCAGCTTCGTCAACATGGTGATGTTCAG TTAGCTTGTGAAGCACTAGCTCGTGTAGCTCTG GACCGACGATCACAAGACAACATAAGCATAGTTATAGCTGACTTGGG GAGGACAGATTGGCAGAGCTTGCCGGAGCAGGGGCCAAACTACCTGTATGAAATAAGTCAAGCTTTGGCGACAATAAGCGTGGTTTCTTTAGGAATCTGGATGTCCTCTTTCCTTCTTGTTTGA
- the LOC135638410 gene encoding bidirectional sugar transporter SWEET4-like has translation MNVCHWPWGLEISPRCCVLLLGKMVVSADTIRTAVGIMGNATALVLFFSPAPTFCRIWKSRSVEQFPATPYLATLLNCMMWVLYGLPMVHPHSTLVLTINGSGLVIELIYVLVFLGCSHGDQRLRVLLVLLLEIAFVGAVGALILTLVHSHERRSLIAGVLCVIFGAAMYAAPLAAMRQVIRTRSVEFMPLPLSLASFVNGLCWTTYATIRFDLFITIPNGLGVAFAVAQLALHAVYHGSTARQKKGGRREAEIGLVKPNGRSLEEEVAKGIRVESGVISVEETNKSSMGTNKNLEV, from the exons ATGAACGTTTGCCATTGGCCTTGGGGTTTGGAGATATCACCACGGTGTTGTGTTCTTCTTCTCGGGAAGATGGTGGTTTCAGCGGACACCATCCGCACGGCTGTTGGCATCATGG GGAACGCCACCGCTCTGGTGCTCTTCTTCTCGCCAGC TCCGACGTTTTGTAGGATATGGAAGAGTAGAAGCGTGGAGCAATTCCCGGCCACCCCGTACCTGGCAACCCTACTCAACTGCATGATGTGGGTGCTGTACGGGCTGCCCATGGTGCACCCCCACAGCACCTTGGTTCTCACCATCAATGGCTCGGGCCTTGTCATCGAGCTTATTTACGTGCTCGTCTTCCTTGGCTGCTCCCACGGAGACCAGCGGCTTCGTGTGTTGTTGGTGCTGCTACTCGAGATTGCTTTCGTGGGTGCAGTGGGTGCCCTCATCCTCACTCTTGTCCACAGCCACGAGCGCCGGTCGTTGATAGCTGGAGTGCTCTGCGTCATATTTGGGGCCGCCATGTACGCCGCTCCCTTGGCTGCCATG AGACAGGTGATACGGACAAGGAGCGTGGAGTTCATGCCTCTCCCCCTTTCACTGGCCTCTTTCGTCAATGGCCTTTGTTGGACCACCTACGCCACCATCCGCTTTGACCTCTTCATCACC ATACCGAATGGCTTGGGAGTGGCGTTTGCAGTCGCTCAGCTCGCATTACACGCGGTGTACCACGGATCAACTGCACGGCAAAAGAAAGGAGGGAGAAGGGAAGCAGAGATCGGGCTGGTGAAGCCAAATGGAAGAAGCTTGGAAGAGGAGGTGGCAAAAGGGATACGAGTTGAAAGCGGGGTGATATCAGTCGAAGAGACCAACAAATCCTCCATGGGGACGAACAAGAATCTTGAGGTATGA
- the LOC135638420 gene encoding eukaryotic translation initiation factor 1A-like, whose product MPKNKGKGGKNRKRGKNEADDEKRELVFKEDGQEYAQVLRMLGNGRCETMCIDGSKRLCHIRGKMHKKVWIAAGDIILVGLRDYQDDKADVIFKYMPDEARLLKAYGELPENIRLNEGIGGLDEEDEGAADDYIEFEDEDIDKI is encoded by the coding sequence ATGCCGAAGAACAAGGGGAAGGGAGGGAAGAACCGCAAGCGAGGGAAGAACGAGGCGGACGACGAGAAGCGCGAGCTGGTCTTCAAGGAGGACGGCCAGGAGTACGCTCAGGTGCTTCGGATGCTCGGCAACGGCCGCTGCGAGACCATGTGCATCGACGGCAGCAAGCGGCTCTGCCACATCCGTGGCAAGATGCACAAGAAGGTCTGGATCGCTGCCGGGGACATTATCCTGGTCGGCCTCCGCGACTACCAGGACGATAAGGCCGATGTCATCTTCAAGTACATGCCCGACGAGGCCCGACTCCTCAAGGCGTACGGTGAGCTGCCCGAGAACATTCGTCTCAACGAGGGCATCGGAGGCCTCGACGAGGAGGACGAGGGCGCTGCCGATGATTACATCGAGTTCGAGGATGAGGACATCGACAAGATCTAA
- the LOC135586388 gene encoding uncharacterized protein LOC135586388 gives MAAAEARAAWQRTANRYLVQEDAKRAPKLACCSSSTPQSDSSNGNTASAQDSPGPNFMPFSRNLTNAYLSPETKWWLQLQPNFGYQNELICEQLSSLEDEADENMETAVPKSKLGGESLPVDFVLKKEVCFMESSWVVSTAFEKHGSETRIKEMKTTTSYSQQLLKPKTSMVNYLDKKDGLLDLKPVDQFTSCRPEKASSYFETSWAGGNNSEPWWRIADKDELALLVAQKSLHHIENCDLPKPSQTVHVTRDPLSAPENSDTSGIFQSSLGRKLNADICNGNKYSCNTSTSVKSDNKNLSSSERGYMLHDSEKPYSDGRGYVKNEQPERNQTCEDDLSRAQLLEALCHSQTRARKAEMAAQKAYDEREHIVKLLLRQASHLFAYKQWLLMLQLENLFLQLRIKEHQISTVIPVLPWIAPKGKLSSEGKITRRRRKKHKCEICKYAVALSLGLGLAGMGLFFGWTIGWLFPPAL, from the exons ATGGCAGCTGCGGAAGCCAGAGCTGCTTGGCAGCGCACTGCAAACCGTTATCTAGTCCAGGAAGATGCAAAAAGAGCTCCAAAATTAGCTTGCTGTTCTTCATCTACCCCACAAAGTGATTCAAGCAATGGGAACACAGCAAGTGCACAAGATTCCCCTGGCCCTAACTTCATGCCGTTTAGCAGGAATCTCACGAATGCCTATCTATCACCTGAAACAAAATGGTGGCTTCAGCTGCAACCCAACTTTGGATACCAGAATGAGCTTATTTGTGAGCAGCTAAGCTCCTTAGAAGATGAGGCTGACGAGAACATGGAAACTGCAGTCCCAAAATCGAAGCTGGGTGGGGAGTCTTTGCCAGTTGACTTTGTCCTTAAAAAGGAGGTGTGTTTTATGGAATCTTCTTGGGTGGTATCAACAGCTTTCGAGAAACATGGTTCTGAAACCAGGATCAAAGAGATGAAGACAACAACCAGCTATTCACAACAGCTGCTAAAGCCGAAAACGTCTATGGTGAATTATCTTGATAAAAAGGATGGGCTTCTGGATTTGAAGCCCGTCGATCAATTTACTTCGTGCAGGCCAGAGAAAGCCTCTTCGTACTTTGAAACATCATGGGCTGGGGGTAATAATTCTGAGCCATGGTGGCGTATTGCAGACAAAGATGAGTTGGCTCTGCTGGTAGCCCAAAAATCACTGCACCATATTGAAAACTGTGATCTGCCTAAGCCGAGCCAAACAGTTCATGTTACTAGGGACCCACTTTCTGCTCCTGAGAATTCGGATACTAGTGGAATATTTCAATCATCTCTGGGTAGAAAGCTAAATGCAGACATATGCAACGGCAACAAATACTCATGTAACACATCTACTTCTGTGAAATCTGACAACAAGAACTTGTCTTCCAGTGAAAGAGGCTATATGCTGCATGATTCAGAGAAACCATACAG TGACGGTCGAGGTTATGTGAAAAATGAACAACCTGAACGTAACCAGACATGTGAGGATGACCTTTCAAGAGCTCAGCTGTTGGAGGCACTTTGCCATTCCCAGACCCGTGCTAGGAAAGCTGAAATGGCAGCCCAGAAAGCTTACGATGAGAGGGAACATATAGTCAAGCTATTGTTGAGACAGGCTTCTCATCTATTTGCATACAAGCAGTGGCTACTAATGTTGCAGCTTGAGAACCTGTTTCTCCAGCTCAGGATAAAGGAGCACCAGATATCGACGGTCATCCCTGTGCTGCCTTGGATAGCACCCAAGGGGAAGTTATCCAGCGAAGGTAAGAtaacaaggaggaggaggaaaaagcACAAATGTGAAATATGCAAATATGCAGTTGCATTATCTCTTGGATTGGGTCTGGCTGGCATGGGGTTGTTCTTCGGCTGGACCATCGGATGGTTGTTTCCTCCTGCTTTATAG
- the LOC135635584 gene encoding B2 protein-like: MEGHGIGSSSSRENTSFWQFSDQLRLHTSTFSNLSLGDSIWSDSLDARRTDERRNLDSSAPLSADFNPNPWKMTYTNHKLAFGTYNNNYNSQLNRYNAVDDNGKHTNDGVAKNGNYFTGNNIDYKYGGGETKNYFNKAIGKPANFGPGSSKKSNINVSNDGNLGKKKKNTNNSNNNHNNSNNNNNDRGGAVDKRFKTLPPGEALPRNEAIGGYIFVCNNETMPENLTRQLFGLPSRYRDSVRAIKPGLPLFLYNYSTHQLYGIFEAASFGGTNIDPTAWEDKKCPGESRFPAQVRVVTRRIYDPLEEDAFRPILHHYDGPKFRLELNVEEALKLLDIFAENDNA; encoded by the exons ATGGAGGGCCACGGcatcggcagcagcagcagcagggagAACACCTCGTTCTGGCAGTTCAGCGACCAGCTCCGGCTGCACACCTCCACCTTCTCCAACCTCTCACTCGGCGACAGCATATGGAGCGACTCCCTCGACGCCAGGCGCACCGACGAGCGCCGCAACCTCGACAGCTCAGCCCCCCTGTCGGCCGACTTCAACCCCAACCCCTGGAAGATGACATACACTAATCACAAGCTCGCCTTCGGTACCTACAACAACAACTACAACAGCCAACTCAACCGCTACAACGCCGTCGACGACAACGGCAAGCACACCAACGACGGCGTCGCCAAGAACGGGAATTACTTCACCGGCAACAACATCGATTACAAATACGGCGGCGGGGAGACCAAGAACTACTTCAACAAAGCTATCGGCAAGCCGGCCAATTTTGGCCCCGGCAGTAGCAAGAAGAGCAACATCAACGTTAGCAACGATGGCAAcctggggaagaagaagaagaacaccaacaacagcaacaacaatcacaacaacagcaacaacaacaacaacgacaGAGGTGGGGCCGTGGACAAGAGATTCAAGACGCTGCCGCCTGGGGAAGCGCTGCCGAGGAACGAGGCCATCGGAGGTTATATCTTCGTCTGCAACAACGAAACCATGCCGGAGAATCTCACCAGGCAGCTCTTTG GTCTGCCATCGAGATACAGGGATTCGGTCCGAGCAATCAAACCGGGGTTGCCGCTTTTCCTCTACAACTACTCAACCCATCAGCTCTACGGGATCTTTGAG GCGGCGAGTTTTGGAGGAACCAACATCGATCCCACAGCTTGGGAGGACAAGAAATGCCCCGGCGAGTCCCGTTTCCCAGCTCAG GTGAGAGTGGTGACGAGGAGGATCTATGACCCCCTGGAGGAGGATGCTTTCAGGCCCATACTCCACCACTACGATGGCCCCAAGTTCCGATTGGAATTGAACGTGGAGGAG GCACTGAAGCTCCTTGATATCTTTGCCGAGAACGACAACGCTTGA
- the LOC135635590 gene encoding F-box protein SKIP8-like, translating into MDEPFPFPPRSLLIAAGATALCCIWALWVRRSTDGGVLRRPRRKRRCSCACVCGGAGTGGGADRDSFAGDGGTAVGDKKATVAEWQAGGSMMEQLVPEITTHALSYLDYTSLCRLSMTNSAMRRAANDDGAWKALYHKDFTVEQDTVNPSNGWKAYYAATKAIININAEFYNIIRERSLPAMSRLWLNADYVKCMHGSGELFTGYGAVIDSWALALNWGQGGGQEIDLQIRDVRARILDCMAWVTMTTYIGVDLEAYYVTNIYEFHDGRWYMVHHQSSMMLG; encoded by the exons ATGGACGAGCCCTTCCCCTTCCCTCCCCGCTCCCTGCTGATCGCCGCCGGAGCCACCGCCCTGTGCTGCATCTGGGCCCTTTGGGTCCGACGATCGACCGACGGAGGGGTCCTCCGGAGGCCCCGGAGGAAGAGGCGTTGCAGTTGCGCTTGCGTCTGCGGCGGCGCCGGCACTGGCGGTGGTGCGGATCGCGATTCCTTCGCCGGCGACGGGGGCACAGCGGTGGGGGATAAGAAGGCTACCGTGGCGGAGTGGCAGGCCGGGGGGTCTATGATGGAGCAGTTGGTGCCGGAGATTACCACTCATGCTCTCAGCTACCTCGATTACACCAGTCTTTGCCGCCTTTCGATGACCAACTCTGCGATGAGGAGGGCTGCAAATGACGATGGCGCCTGGAAAGCCCTCTACCACAAG GACTTCACAGTGGAACAGGACACTGTTAATCCAAGCAATGGATGGAAGGCTTACTATGCAGCCACAAAAGCCATTATCAATATTAATGCAGAATTCTATAATATAATCAGAGAGAGGTCACTTCCAGCAATGAGTCGTTTATGGCTTAACGCTGACTATGTGAAATGTATGCATGGATCCGGGGAACTATTCACAGG GTATGGTGCGGTAATTGACAGCTGGGCATTGGCATTGAACTGGGGCCAAGGCGGTGGTCAAGAGATTGATCTCCAGATACGGGATGTGCGTGCTCGTATTCTGGATTGCATGGCTTGGGTCACCATGACCACGTATATTGGTGTGGACTTGGAGGCATATTACGTAACGAATATCTATGAGTTCCATGATGGGCGATGGTACATGGTTCACCACCAGAGCTCGATGATGCTAGGTTGA